One genomic segment of Pedobacter endophyticus includes these proteins:
- a CDS encoding RagB/SusD family nutrient uptake outer membrane protein, which produces MKRYYIWILLGCVSLAACKKLDQQPESTASKEAVFGTENGLKLYTNSFYGMDFLPKNSTSQDAMSDYLAVRSVQDFIREGGFGANNSSGWTWRDLRNINYFIQNCNNPAVPVATRNSYIGIARYFRAYFYMEKVKRFGDVPWINKALDIDDPTLTAGRDKRELVMDSVLADLDFACANIQATNDASRTTITKWVAHAYKSRVCLFEGTFRKYHTELGLASSANKWLEASASAAEQIIKNGGYSINTAGGAGVSYRQVFTSNAPIANEVLQAAVADVNLGVLNEANWWWTSGTYGAKASFTRTFINTYLKLDGTPFTNDPAYKTMVFKDEVKNRDLRLKQTIRLGDYKRISNGQQIPAPPVFSYTFTGYQPIKWTLDDTYFDAGALNTNAVALFRYAEVLLNYAEAKAELGTLTDADWALTIGALRARGGITGGLSAKPTIADPYLMTNYFPGISDPTLLEIRRERGIELSLEGLRFADLLRWKRGPLMEQEWNGFYVPALNTPMDLNEDGILDVAFYQGTRPTPVSGVTYVDVSPRIGNAVNSQLLKNGTSGELIWMNEIPRKWNERNYYYPIPLNDLQRNPNLKQNPGWE; this is translated from the coding sequence ATGAAAAGATATTATATATGGATTTTGCTGGGTTGCGTAAGTTTGGCAGCCTGCAAAAAGCTCGATCAACAACCGGAATCGACCGCTTCAAAAGAAGCCGTTTTCGGAACAGAGAACGGACTGAAATTATACACCAATTCTTTCTATGGAATGGATTTCCTTCCGAAAAATTCCACCAGTCAGGATGCAATGTCCGATTATCTGGCGGTAAGATCAGTTCAGGATTTTATCCGCGAAGGCGGTTTTGGTGCCAACAATAGCTCGGGATGGACCTGGAGGGATTTAAGAAACATCAATTACTTTATCCAAAACTGCAACAATCCGGCCGTACCCGTAGCAACACGCAACAGTTACATCGGCATTGCCCGCTACTTTAGGGCCTACTTTTACATGGAAAAAGTAAAGCGCTTTGGCGATGTGCCATGGATTAACAAGGCCTTGGATATTGACGACCCAACCCTAACCGCGGGTCGCGATAAAAGAGAGTTGGTTATGGATTCTGTGCTGGCCGATCTTGATTTCGCTTGTGCCAATATTCAGGCTACAAACGATGCCAGCCGAACCACAATTACCAAATGGGTTGCCCATGCTTATAAATCCAGGGTTTGTCTTTTTGAGGGCACCTTCAGAAAATACCATACAGAATTGGGCCTGGCATCGTCGGCAAATAAATGGCTTGAAGCGTCGGCATCGGCAGCTGAACAGATCATCAAAAATGGAGGTTATTCAATCAACACGGCCGGAGGTGCAGGCGTGTCTTATCGGCAGGTATTTACCAGCAATGCGCCAATTGCCAACGAAGTTTTACAGGCCGCTGTGGCCGACGTTAACCTGGGCGTACTTAATGAGGCAAACTGGTGGTGGACAAGTGGTACTTATGGCGCTAAGGCAAGTTTTACCCGTACTTTCATCAATACCTATTTGAAACTCGATGGAACGCCATTTACAAACGACCCGGCCTATAAAACCATGGTATTTAAGGATGAGGTGAAAAACCGCGATTTGCGCTTGAAACAAACCATCCGCCTGGGCGACTATAAACGCATTAGCAACGGGCAGCAAATTCCTGCTCCTCCCGTTTTCTCCTATACTTTTACGGGTTATCAGCCTATTAAATGGACATTGGATGATACCTATTTTGATGCAGGTGCATTAAACACCAATGCTGTGGCCCTGTTTCGCTATGCGGAGGTATTATTAAACTATGCCGAGGCAAAGGCCGAACTGGGAACGCTAACCGATGCCGATTGGGCCTTAACTATTGGTGCGTTGAGGGCAAGGGGAGGAATTACAGGCGGCTTGAGCGCAAAGCCTACCATTGCCGATCCGTATTTGATGACCAATTATTTTCCCGGCATTAGCGACCCAACTTTACTGGAGATTAGAAGAGAACGTGGTATTGAATTGAGTTTAGAAGGTTTACGCTTTGCCGATTTATTGAGATGGAAGAGAGGCCCTTTAATGGAGCAAGAATGGAATGGTTTTTACGTGCCGGCCTTGAATACGCCAATGGATTTAAATGAGGATGGCATTTTGGATGTTGCTTTTTACCAGGGAACCCGCCCAACGCCGGTGAGTGGTGTTACTTATGTAGATGTTTCGCCAAGGATTGGTAACGCGGTAAATTCGCAATTGTTAAAAAATGGTACATCAGGCGAGTTGATCTGGATGAACGAAATTCCTAGAAAATGGAACGAGCGGAACTATTATTATCCAATTCCATTGAACGATCTTCAACGTAATCCTAATTTAAAACAAAATCCGGGTTGGGAGTAA
- a CDS encoding beta strand repeat-containing protein yields the protein MKTQHIGLAIALLVSTSFVSIAQTTGQKIGENPTTKHPGAVLDLESTDKGVLFPRVALSNTTTWGLAGTATRGMLIYNTKTTTAGFTGTTTYPVATGDGTGLYFWDGTGWAAAAKVSGGDPTKDAWIDEPASTQVKLGTLSDGTTARTAGSEFVIKDDGKTGIGLTAPAYLLDLNGKIGVNGKQTIYNADALNTSFTGSLFIGNGGNNLASASGSTFQARHNTGVGIESLAANTSGAENTAVGSKSLNKNTTGWGNTATGAGALIANTTGRQNAAVGSNALRGNTTGSFNTALGANSMQNDLSAFTGRYNTAVGFKALPSLTSGDYNTFVGSTDSATNVLNGHISTGSYNTVLGYNSGNGITTGSNNLILGARVLGLGDVSNNIVIADGSGNQRIRILDNGNTGIGILTPKSRLDINGYVKLGSLDAPADALATASDRAGMIRYNSTSKAFQYHDDTQWVTTASTASADLTKDAWVDDNFNSMVKLGTLSDGTTVRTADKAFVAKDDGNVGIGLTAPKSRLDINGYAKLGSADAGADALVTASDRAGMMRYNGSNKNLQYHDNAEWRTLKPIETVHDLKDGYNDPTYSNVAIGSALFKPFGEIASSDLSTTNPKGFGNSAFGYRSLWKTTTGSQNTGLGVSSMFSNSSGSSNTGIGANVLLSNTTGSFNVAIGERSLAFNQTGAYNTSIGAYTGQNSTTSGTYSTGSYNTYLGYGTGDGIITGGKNTILGANVSGLPAALSNNIILADGDGNQRIRISDNGNTGIGILTPQSRLDINGYAKLGSLDAPADALATASDRAGMIRYNSTSKAFQYHDDTQWVTAASTASADLTKDAWVDDNFNSMVKLGTLSDGTTARVNNAAFVAKNDGKVGIGTITPVAKLSVEDNSAGLYAQLVSFLAPANNVVGNNTIVKLGTANTSKNTGEIRFNYQGDASNNNRLDLAFNGVAAPGLSLLAGGNVGIGETAPSAKLEVNGNVEIQAVEQVANGNNYAPLVWNTTTKRVESVILENVKQKITGLAPNGISTVYIFADTFTAAYEIKVYSNNGCGQSFYNKFFITGSGSNANSTWSINYVGGVSAGGVSASADPSVESTGQNSMKVTNATAGCTGSGDSTAFTYTISVNQATGALSIKNEGNVPRDYTVVIEKAFD from the coding sequence ATGAAAACTCAACATATAGGTTTAGCAATTGCATTACTCGTAAGCACCAGCTTTGTTAGTATTGCGCAAACTACGGGACAAAAAATAGGCGAAAACCCGACAACGAAACATCCGGGAGCGGTACTAGATCTTGAATCGACCGATAAAGGTGTGCTTTTTCCACGGGTAGCGCTTAGCAATACCACTACCTGGGGCTTAGCAGGCACCGCAACCAGGGGGATGTTAATTTATAACACCAAAACCACCACAGCTGGCTTTACAGGAACCACGACTTATCCTGTTGCCACTGGCGATGGTACTGGCCTTTATTTTTGGGACGGGACGGGCTGGGCAGCAGCGGCAAAAGTATCGGGTGGTGATCCCACTAAAGATGCGTGGATTGACGAACCAGCAAGTACCCAAGTGAAATTAGGCACTTTGAGCGATGGGACTACCGCTCGAACAGCTGGCAGCGAATTTGTGATTAAAGACGATGGTAAAACAGGCATTGGCTTAACCGCCCCAGCCTATTTACTCGATTTAAATGGAAAAATTGGTGTAAATGGTAAACAAACCATTTACAATGCCGATGCCTTGAACACAAGCTTTACAGGCTCGCTTTTTATAGGCAATGGGGGAAACAACCTAGCTTCGGCCAGCGGTAGTACGTTTCAAGCGAGGCACAATACGGGTGTTGGGATTGAATCGCTTGCCGCGAATACCTCTGGCGCCGAAAACACCGCTGTAGGGTCAAAATCATTAAATAAAAATACCACAGGCTGGGGTAACACCGCTACAGGAGCTGGTGCTTTGATTGCCAATACGACTGGTCGCCAAAATGCGGCTGTGGGCTCAAATGCCTTAAGGGGTAATACTACTGGTAGTTTTAATACTGCTTTAGGTGCTAATTCAATGCAAAATGATTTATCGGCGTTTACCGGGAGATATAATACTGCTGTAGGGTTTAAGGCGTTGCCATCGTTAACTAGCGGAGATTATAATACGTTTGTAGGAAGCACAGACTCTGCCACTAACGTTCTAAACGGTCACATTTCAACGGGTAGCTACAATACCGTTCTGGGCTACAATTCTGGAAATGGCATTACCACGGGCTCTAACAACCTAATACTTGGAGCTAGGGTGTTGGGACTTGGTGATGTAAGCAACAACATCGTTATCGCAGATGGTTCCGGCAACCAGCGCATTAGAATATTAGATAATGGCAATACCGGCATCGGCATTTTAACGCCAAAATCTCGCTTAGATATAAATGGTTATGTTAAACTAGGTAGTTTAGATGCCCCTGCCGATGCCTTGGCTACAGCTTCAGATCGGGCGGGAATGATCAGATACAATAGCACAAGTAAAGCTTTTCAATATCATGACGATACGCAATGGGTAACTACAGCTTCTACTGCTTCAGCTGATCTTACAAAAGATGCCTGGGTTGATGATAATTTTAATTCGATGGTAAAGCTGGGTACATTGAGCGATGGTACAACGGTTCGTACAGCTGACAAAGCTTTTGTAGCTAAAGACGATGGAAATGTAGGGATAGGATTAACAGCGCCAAAATCTCGTTTGGACATTAATGGTTATGCTAAGCTCGGTAGCGCTGATGCCGGAGCAGACGCCTTGGTCACTGCCTCTGACCGAGCTGGAATGATGCGTTACAATGGCTCTAATAAAAACTTGCAATACCATGATAACGCAGAGTGGCGTACGCTTAAACCTATCGAAACTGTTCATGACCTTAAAGATGGATATAACGATCCAACTTATTCTAACGTAGCAATAGGCTCAGCATTATTTAAACCATTTGGCGAGATTGCTTCTAGCGATCTTAGTACTACTAACCCTAAAGGGTTTGGTAACTCTGCTTTTGGCTATCGCAGCTTATGGAAAACTACCACAGGGTCGCAAAATACGGGCCTTGGGGTAAGTTCAATGTTCAGTAACAGCAGCGGATCGTCAAATACCGGTATTGGTGCCAATGTGCTACTCAGTAATACAACAGGTAGTTTTAATGTTGCCATAGGTGAAAGAAGCCTCGCTTTTAATCAAACCGGGGCTTACAATACTTCGATAGGAGCTTACACAGGGCAAAATAGCACCACATCTGGTACTTATAGTACAGGTTCTTATAACACTTATTTGGGCTACGGTACCGGCGACGGCATTATCACTGGTGGTAAAAATACCATTCTGGGAGCAAATGTTTCCGGGCTTCCTGCAGCTCTTAGCAATAACATCATCCTTGCTGATGGAGATGGCAACCAGCGCATTAGGATATCAGATAATGGCAATACCGGTATCGGCATTTTAACGCCACAATCTCGCTTAGATATAAATGGTTATGCTAAACTAGGTAGTTTAGATGCCCCTGCCGATGCCTTGGCTACAGCTTCAGATCGGGCAGGAATGATCAGATACAATAGCACAAGTAAAGCTTTTCAATACCATGACGATACGCAATGGGTAACTGCGGCTTCTACTGCCTCAGCTGATCTTACAAAGGATGCCTGGGTTGATGATAATTTTAATTCGATGGTAAAGCTGGGTACATTGAGCGATGGTACAACTGCACGAGTTAACAACGCTGCTTTTGTAGCAAAAAATGACGGAAAAGTAGGGATCGGAACCATAACTCCTGTAGCTAAGCTCAGTGTAGAAGATAACAGCGCAGGACTTTATGCGCAACTGGTCAGTTTCTTAGCACCTGCTAACAATGTTGTCGGAAACAATACTATTGTTAAACTGGGAACCGCGAATACATCCAAAAACACCGGTGAAATTAGGTTCAATTATCAAGGAGACGCTAGTAACAATAATCGCCTTGACCTTGCTTTTAATGGCGTTGCAGCGCCAGGACTGAGTTTGTTAGCAGGGGGTAATGTAGGTATAGGCGAAACAGCTCCTTCAGCCAAGTTGGAGGTAAACGGAAATGTGGAGATTCAGGCTGTTGAACAGGTTGCAAATGGCAATAATTATGCTCCTTTAGTATGGAACACGACCACAAAAAGAGTAGAATCTGTTATTCTAGAGAACGTAAAACAGAAGATAACTGGTTTAGCTCCAAACGGCATATCTACAGTTTATATCTTTGCGGATACTTTTACTGCTGCTTATGAAATAAAAGTTTATTCTAATAACGGTTGTGGGCAGTCCTTTTATAATAAATTTTTCATTACAGGATCAGGATCAAACGCCAATTCTACCTGGTCAATAAATTATGTAGGAGGGGTCTCTGCTGGCGGTGTGTCAGCTTCGGCAGATCCATCAGTTGAAAGCACCGGCCAAAATTCCATGAAGGTTACTAACGCAACCGCTGGCTGCACCGGCTCCGGCGATTCTACGGCATTCACCTATACAATATCCGTCAATCAGGCTACAGGAGCATTATCTATTAAAAATGAAGGAAATGTTCCGAGAGACTATACTGTAGTAATAGAAAAAGCTTTTGACTAA
- a CDS encoding endonuclease/exonuclease/phosphatase family protein has translation MKIKILFAAVMLLLATVSIEAQQITVGTFNIRYDNPRDTGNLWVNRAPIVSNLIRFHGFDVLGVQEALQNQVDDISTALPEYAHYGKGRDDGKDAGEHSVIFYKKDRFKLLKSGDFWLSETPDKPGKGWDATCCNRICSWVYLEDLKTKKQFYAFNVHYDHQAVVARKESSKLMLSKIKEIANGSPVLLTGDLNGGRDSEWYQTLATSGVLTDSYMQVKFPYANNSSANGFRTPRGKGVIDHIFVTKQFTAKKWGILTDTYYGKFPSDHFPVLAEVELR, from the coding sequence ATGAAAATAAAAATCCTATTTGCTGCGGTAATGCTTTTGCTTGCCACAGTCAGTATAGAAGCACAGCAAATCACCGTTGGAACCTTCAACATCCGCTATGATAATCCTCGTGACACCGGAAACTTGTGGGTAAACCGTGCGCCAATTGTATCAAACCTCATTCGTTTTCATGGTTTTGATGTATTGGGCGTTCAGGAAGCATTGCAAAATCAAGTGGACGACATCAGTACCGCTTTGCCCGAGTATGCGCATTATGGCAAAGGTAGAGACGATGGCAAGGATGCCGGAGAACATTCAGTTATCTTCTATAAAAAAGATCGTTTTAAGCTGTTGAAAAGTGGCGATTTTTGGTTGTCGGAAACGCCCGATAAGCCCGGTAAAGGCTGGGATGCTACCTGCTGCAATAGAATTTGCTCGTGGGTTTACCTCGAGGATCTAAAAACTAAAAAGCAGTTTTATGCTTTCAACGTACATTACGATCATCAGGCCGTTGTTGCTCGCAAAGAAAGCAGCAAGCTAATGCTAAGCAAGATTAAGGAGATAGCCAATGGCTCGCCAGTTTTGTTAACAGGCGATTTAAACGGCGGCAGAGATAGCGAATGGTACCAAACTTTGGCTACTTCTGGTGTATTGACCGATTCTTATATGCAAGTTAAGTTTCCTTATGCCAATAACTCGTCGGCAAATGGTTTTAGAACGCCACGCGGAAAAGGAGTAATCGATCACATTTTTGTAACGAAGCAATTTACAGCCAAAAAATGGGGAATATTGACCGATACCTATTACGGGAAGTTTCCTTCAGATCACTTTCCTGTGCTGGCCGAGGTTGAGCTAAGATAG
- a CDS encoding SusC/RagA family TonB-linked outer membrane protein, translating into MKKPLLSKQRVAAYAIAGLLATAPSLSAMAEAHLPDSLNVANIQASGTISGKIVDEKGDPLPGASILIKELNKVVQSARDGSFSLSVPEGTYTLSVSFISYTTATFTKVAVKANENTPLNVTLKGETGTLNEVLVVGYGTQKRENATGAVDQITSKNIENRPITNLTQGLQGLLPNLNLKMMDGKPTQSPSYNIRGTTSIGQGGSALILIDGFEGDPSLLNPNDVETVSILKDAASAAIYGARGAFGVVLITTKKGEKGRTSVSYSSNFSIKSPITRPDFVTDGYTWAKMFSEAFVNGDGAFPQNVNKTQKFSQAYLDEFKRRVESGQPYNTVEVNPTTGEYTYYGSTDYYGALYKDNTNAFENNLSVSGGSDKATFLVSGRFLNQDGLFRYNSDDYDTKNIRARGTIQLFPWLSIENNADYSIMNYHNPINVGEGGGIWRNIGDEGHPTMPLFNPDGSLTFSSAYTVGDFVYGKNGIDTRREVFRNITGLRSNFFDNKFRVNADFTFRNTDNNREQKRVQVPYSNFQGVTAYVGTTTNDLLFDLRETRYLATNIYAEFEDHFGEDHYLKAMAGYNYEQSTYNRVAVQRNGIIFEDATDLTLALGQSITTGGGYEQWAILGGFSRLNYGFKDRYLVEVNARYDGSSKFPSNQRYGFFPSVSAGWRVNKEPFWHVSDKIISDLKFRASYGALGNGNIASYAFQELFNISQSGVILNGSRPQTTRNPSVLPSGLTWETSTTTNFGLDLTMFSGRLNFTGDAYIRKTTDMFTFGLTPPAVFGADVPKGNYADLTTRGWEASITWSDRIGNPEKPFRYNVRLTLSDNKTKIDKYNNPDKLLSDYYEGQTLGEIWGYETEGFFIDAADIASHAKQDPQMRASPSGLWFPGDIKLKDLNGDGLINVGENKAGNSGDRRIIGNSAPRYMYGINLGADWHNISFSVFFQGVGKQQWYPSTESEMFWGQYNRPYNNIPTFHLGNMWTPENTNAYFPRTMSRAASNSTNRTLGVAQTRYLQNVAYLRMKNIQVGYTLPTRWTNRIGARSAKIFFSGENLFTYSPMYKIVKNTIDVENAVPSDQDLNANSTNGDGYNYPLLKSFSLGLNVGF; encoded by the coding sequence ATGAAAAAACCTTTACTATCAAAGCAAAGGGTTGCGGCATATGCCATTGCAGGTTTGTTGGCTACTGCGCCTTCACTATCTGCCATGGCCGAGGCCCATTTACCCGATTCGCTCAATGTTGCCAACATCCAGGCATCAGGAACCATCAGCGGAAAAATTGTTGATGAAAAAGGCGACCCGCTTCCGGGCGCCAGTATCCTCATTAAAGAATTGAACAAAGTAGTGCAAAGTGCCCGCGATGGCAGTTTTAGCCTCAGCGTACCCGAGGGCACGTACACCCTCTCGGTTAGCTTTATTTCGTACACTACCGCTACGTTTACTAAGGTGGCGGTAAAAGCCAATGAAAACACGCCGCTAAACGTTACGCTAAAGGGCGAAACAGGTACCTTAAATGAGGTGTTGGTAGTGGGCTACGGAACACAAAAAAGAGAAAACGCTACAGGTGCCGTCGATCAGATTACTTCTAAAAACATCGAAAATCGGCCAATTACGAATTTAACACAAGGTTTGCAAGGTTTACTGCCCAACTTAAACCTTAAAATGATGGACGGGAAGCCTACACAATCGCCAAGCTATAATATCAGGGGGACAACCTCGATTGGGCAGGGTGGAAGTGCCTTAATTTTAATTGACGGCTTTGAGGGCGACCCAAGTTTATTGAACCCAAACGATGTAGAGACCGTTTCTATTCTTAAAGATGCGGCCTCGGCAGCTATTTACGGTGCCCGAGGAGCGTTCGGCGTAGTTTTGATTACCACGAAAAAAGGAGAAAAAGGGCGAACAAGCGTTTCGTACTCCAGCAACTTTTCCATTAAATCGCCAATTACCAGACCCGATTTTGTGACAGATGGTTACACCTGGGCGAAAATGTTTTCGGAGGCCTTTGTTAACGGCGATGGCGCTTTTCCGCAAAATGTAAACAAAACGCAAAAGTTCTCGCAAGCTTATTTAGACGAATTTAAGCGCAGGGTAGAATCGGGTCAACCTTATAATACTGTCGAGGTGAACCCCACAACAGGCGAATATACTTACTACGGCAGTACCGATTATTACGGCGCCTTGTATAAAGACAATACCAACGCCTTCGAAAACAATCTTTCGGTAAGTGGTGGCAGCGATAAGGCTACGTTTTTGGTGTCGGGTCGTTTTTTAAACCAAGATGGCTTGTTCAGGTACAACAGCGACGATTACGATACGAAAAATATTCGTGCCCGCGGTACCATACAGCTTTTTCCGTGGTTAAGTATTGAAAACAACGCCGATTATTCGATTATGAACTACCACAACCCCATTAACGTGGGTGAAGGCGGCGGTATTTGGCGAAACATTGGCGATGAGGGGCACCCAACAATGCCATTGTTCAACCCCGATGGTTCACTAACCTTTTCGTCGGCCTACACCGTTGGCGATTTCGTTTACGGAAAGAATGGCATCGATACCCGCCGGGAGGTGTTCAGAAACATTACCGGTTTGCGGAGCAATTTCTTCGATAATAAGTTTCGCGTAAACGCCGATTTCACCTTCCGCAATACCGATAATAATCGCGAGCAAAAAAGAGTGCAGGTGCCGTACAGCAATTTTCAAGGCGTTACCGCCTATGTAGGTACCACTACAAACGATTTATTGTTCGATTTACGAGAAACAAGATATCTGGCAACTAATATTTATGCCGAGTTCGAAGACCACTTCGGCGAAGATCATTACCTAAAGGCGATGGCAGGTTACAATTACGAGCAATCGACCTATAACCGCGTTGCCGTGCAACGGAATGGTATTATTTTCGAAGATGCTACCGATTTAACCCTGGCTCTCGGCCAATCCATTACCACCGGCGGCGGTTATGAGCAATGGGCTATTTTGGGCGGTTTCTCGAGGTTGAATTATGGGTTTAAAGATCGCTATCTGGTAGAAGTGAATGCCCGGTACGATGGCTCATCCAAATTTCCATCTAATCAGCGTTACGGCTTCTTCCCATCAGTTTCTGCAGGTTGGAGGGTAAATAAAGAACCATTCTGGCATGTTTCAGACAAAATTATCTCCGATTTAAAGTTCAGGGCTTCTTATGGTGCGCTGGGGAATGGTAACATTGCCTCGTACGCCTTTCAAGAGCTTTTCAATATCAGTCAATCGGGTGTGATCTTAAACGGCTCGCGACCGCAAACCACGCGTAACCCTTCGGTATTACCTAGCGGCTTAACCTGGGAAACATCGACAACAACCAACTTCGGTTTAGATTTAACGATGTTTTCTGGCCGATTGAACTTTACCGGCGACGCCTATATCCGCAAAACGACCGATATGTTTACGTTCGGCTTAACCCCGCCAGCGGTTTTCGGGGCCGATGTGCCTAAAGGTAACTACGCCGATTTAACCACAAGGGGCTGGGAAGCTTCCATCACCTGGAGCGATAGAATTGGTAATCCCGAAAAACCGTTCAGGTACAATGTAAGGCTGACGCTATCGGATAATAAAACGAAAATTGATAAGTATAACAATCCTGATAAGCTGCTGAGCGATTACTACGAGGGACAAACCCTTGGCGAAATTTGGGGCTACGAAACGGAAGGCTTCTTTATCGATGCGGCAGATATTGCCTCGCATGCAAAACAAGATCCGCAAATGCGGGCCTCACCTTCGGGTTTGTGGTTTCCGGGCGATATCAAACTGAAAGATTTAAATGGCGACGGTTTGATCAACGTTGGCGAGAATAAAGCCGGCAACTCGGGCGATAGAAGAATTATTGGCAATTCGGCACCGCGATACATGTATGGTATTAATTTGGGTGCAGATTGGCATAACATTTCCTTTTCTGTTTTCTTTCAGGGCGTAGGCAAACAACAATGGTACCCAAGTACCGAAAGCGAAATGTTTTGGGGGCAGTATAACAGGCCGTACAACAACATTCCTACTTTCCACCTTGGCAATATGTGGACGCCTGAAAATACCAACGCTTATTTTCCAAGAACAATGTCGAGAGCGGCGTCAAACAGCACCAACCGGACTTTAGGAGTTGCCCAAACCCGTTACCTGCAAAATGTGGCTTATTTGAGGATGAAAAACATTCAGGTGGGTTATACTTTACCAACCAGGTGGACCAACCGTATCGGCGCCCGCAGTGCGAAGATCTTTTTCTCTGGAGAAAATCTTTTCACTTATTCGCCAATGTACAAAATTGTGAAGAACACGATCGACGTAGAAAACGCTGTTCCTTCCGATCAGGATTTGAATGCGAACAGCACCAATGGCGATGGTTATAACTACCCGCTATTAAAAAGCTTTTCGTTGGGTTTAAATGTTGGTTTTTAA
- a CDS encoding glycoside hydrolase family 32 protein encodes MKTSPKILLALTAFLCLIHTADAADIVIKINKRYLNLPVSQKQDRKNMTFEIAGKQERVFKIRLATSEPEYWVFCDVTALKGKTIKISYDGDASGLDKIYQNDEIAGHELMYKEKNRPQFHFTSKRGWINDPNGLIYYEGEYHLFYQHNPYEKEWENMSWGHAVSKDMIHWEELPTALSPDNIGTMFSGSAVIDYHNTAGFNKGNTPAMVATYTAYTDQKQVQCVAYSLDKGRTWTKYSKNPIIDSKAKWNSNDTRDPRVFWYEPGNHWVLVLNERDGHSIYNSKNLKDWTFESHTTGFWECPDLFELPVDGDKNKTRWVMYGASNTYMLGSFDGKRFTPQSGKHFYVTGTIYAAQTFTNIPESDGRRIQIGWGRISHPEMPFNGMMLLPTELKLKTTRNGVRLVSETIKEADQLFQSVGEWNSLSAKDANEKLKAYNGNDRIRIKTKLKLSHATSAGLNLFGQKLLDYDMNFNLVNGVFYSPEDMTSMEISADIYIDRTSVEVFIDNGAYSYSLERKPDAKSTEGFQFWGNNVEIKDLKVYSVKSIW; translated from the coding sequence ATGAAAACATCCCCCAAAATCCTGCTCGCCCTTACGGCCTTTTTATGTTTAATTCATACAGCTGATGCCGCCGATATTGTAATCAAGATCAACAAGCGTTACCTCAATTTACCCGTTTCGCAAAAGCAAGACAGAAAGAACATGACTTTCGAAATTGCAGGTAAACAGGAAAGGGTTTTCAAGATCAGATTAGCAACCAGCGAACCCGAATATTGGGTTTTCTGTGATGTTACCGCCTTAAAAGGGAAAACGATTAAGATCAGTTACGATGGCGATGCTTCTGGACTGGATAAGATTTATCAGAACGACGAAATAGCTGGGCATGAGTTGATGTACAAAGAAAAGAACAGGCCCCAATTTCACTTTACCAGCAAAAGGGGATGGATTAACGACCCGAATGGGCTGATTTATTATGAGGGCGAATATCATCTTTTCTATCAACACAATCCCTACGAAAAAGAGTGGGAAAATATGTCGTGGGGCCATGCCGTAAGTAAAGATATGATTCATTGGGAGGAGCTTCCAACGGCATTAAGTCCTGATAATATCGGCACTATGTTCTCCGGCTCCGCAGTTATCGATTACCACAATACCGCAGGTTTTAACAAGGGAAATACGCCTGCAATGGTGGCCACTTATACCGCTTATACCGACCAAAAGCAAGTACAGTGTGTGGCCTACAGCTTAGATAAAGGGCGTACGTGGACGAAATACAGCAAAAATCCCATTATCGATTCAAAAGCAAAATGGAACAGCAACGACACCCGAGATCCGCGGGTTTTTTGGTACGAGCCGGGCAACCATTGGGTTTTAGTGCTAAACGAACGGGATGGCCATTCCATCTATAATTCTAAAAACTTAAAAGATTGGACGTTCGAAAGCCATACCACGGGCTTTTGGGAATGCCCTGACTTATTTGAGCTTCCTGTTGATGGCGATAAAAATAAAACCAGATGGGTAATGTACGGCGCTTCAAACACTTATATGCTGGGTTCATTTGATGGTAAGAGGTTTACGCCCCAATCGGGCAAGCACTTTTATGTTACCGGAACCATTTACGCCGCCCAAACCTTTACCAATATTCCCGAAAGCGACGGACGCAGAATACAGATTGGATGGGGAAGGATAAGCCATCCTGAAATGCCTTTCAACGGAATGATGCTCTTGCCAACCGAATTGAAGCTTAAAACTACCAGAAATGGTGTCAGGTTGGTGAGTGAGACGATAAAAGAGGCCGACCAACTTTTTCAAAGTGTTGGCGAGTGGAATAGCCTCAGTGCAAAAGATGCTAATGAAAAATTGAAAGCTTATAACGGTAACGATAGGATCCGCATCAAAACAAAGCTGAAGTTGTCGCACGCAACAAGTGCAGGGCTAAATCTTTTTGGACAGAAGCTGCTGGATTATGATATGAATTTTAACCTCGTGAACGGTGTTTTTTATTCACCGGAGGATATGACGAGCATGGAAATTTCGGCAGATATTTACATCGACAGAACATCTGTTGAGGTGTTTATTGACAATGGAGCCTATTCCTATTCCCTGGAGCGTAAACCTGATGCCAAAAGCACCGAGGGTTTTCAATTCTGGGGAAATAATGTCGAAATTAAGGATTTGAAAGTTTATTCCGTTAAATCAATTTGGTAG